The Latilactobacillus sakei subsp. sakei DSM 20017 = JCM 1157 genome includes a window with the following:
- a CDS encoding SDR family oxidoreductase: MTIKNKVVVITGASSGIGKETATLLAAKGAKLVLAARRESMLAPLAASLTAKYDTEIIYQKTDVTQLADVKALIDSAITKFGRIDVLFNNAGLMPVSMLRDGKVDEWEAMIDINLKGALYGIKYALPIMEQQKSGHIITTDSVAGHFTGEGSSVYSVTKYAMRAVMEGLRVEEVGKGIKSTLISPGHAQTELAAKISDPKLREAVHKSESETGLSANDVANAVVYVIDTPANVGINEVILRSIDQRDY, encoded by the coding sequence ATGACAATTAAAAATAAAGTCGTCGTGATTACCGGCGCGTCAAGTGGGATTGGTAAAGAAACAGCTACGTTATTAGCAGCTAAGGGGGCCAAGTTGGTCTTAGCGGCCCGTCGTGAAAGTATGTTAGCACCATTGGCTGCATCGTTGACTGCTAAATACGATACGGAGATTATCTATCAAAAAACAGATGTGACGCAATTAGCAGATGTAAAAGCCTTGATCGATTCTGCAATCACTAAATTTGGGCGCATCGATGTGTTGTTTAACAATGCCGGGTTAATGCCTGTTTCAATGTTACGTGACGGTAAAGTCGATGAGTGGGAAGCAATGATTGATATTAATCTGAAGGGTGCCTTATACGGCATTAAATACGCACTACCAATCATGGAACAACAAAAGAGTGGTCATATTATCACAACTGATTCGGTTGCGGGCCATTTTACAGGTGAAGGTTCGTCTGTTTATTCAGTCACTAAATATGCGATGCGGGCTGTGATGGAAGGCTTACGAGTTGAAGAAGTTGGTAAAGGTATCAAATCAACACTAATTTCACCAGGGCATGCGCAAACTGAATTGGCCGCTAAAATTAGTGATCCGAAATTAAGAGAAGCGGTTCACAAGAGTGAATCAGAAACTGGATTGAGTGCCAATGATGTGGCTAACGCCGTGGTTTATGTAATTGATACACCAGCTAACGTGGGAATCAATGAAGTTATCTTACGATCGATTGATCAAAGAGATTATTAG
- a CDS encoding winged helix-turn-helix transcriptional regulator, which yields MNEPQNHYTNGVLMTLAVMGTKWKPLILCHLVDGPQRPADLKRAVQGISSKVLTDQLRELERDGIITRTIFNEVPPHVEYAISEYGQSLVPILGVMANWGEARIDFLKQSGVAVDLTYTDHEKYEL from the coding sequence ATGAACGAACCACAAAATCATTATACAAATGGCGTACTAATGACCTTAGCGGTGATGGGCACAAAATGGAAACCATTAATTTTATGTCATTTAGTGGATGGTCCCCAGAGACCCGCTGACTTAAAAAGAGCGGTTCAAGGAATCTCATCAAAAGTGCTGACGGATCAGCTACGAGAACTAGAGCGCGATGGGATTATTACGCGGACCATTTTTAATGAAGTACCACCACATGTTGAGTATGCCATTTCTGAATATGGACAATCATTGGTGCCCATTCTAGGCGTGATGGCCAACTGGGGTGAAGCCCGAATCGATTTTCTAAAGCAAAGCGGTGTAGCAGTCGATTTGACTTACACAGATCATGAAAAATATGAGCTTTAA
- a CDS encoding NAD(P)H-binding protein: MEKVLILGAHGKIAQLTRAQLLAKTDAQLLLFLRKANRLTIQDQQREQLVEGDASQQADLVQAMKGVTVVYANLAGANIEAQAKAVVSAMKAAGVKRLIWISTLGIYDEVPGAYGQWNHQMLDDGYLPTYAAAAKVIETSGLAFTIIRPAWLSDKDEIDYEITHRTDTFKGTEVSRKSVAAEVVRLIQNPTEAVGDSLGLNKPNTDGDKPEWYR; the protein is encoded by the coding sequence ATGGAAAAGGTATTAATATTAGGGGCGCATGGCAAGATTGCACAATTGACACGAGCACAATTGCTAGCTAAAACGGATGCGCAATTATTGTTATTTCTAAGAAAAGCGAACCGACTAACGATCCAAGATCAACAACGCGAACAGTTGGTTGAAGGCGATGCTAGCCAGCAAGCTGATTTAGTCCAAGCAATGAAGGGTGTCACAGTCGTCTACGCAAATTTAGCGGGCGCTAATATTGAAGCACAGGCTAAAGCCGTTGTATCTGCTATGAAAGCAGCGGGGGTTAAACGCTTAATTTGGATCTCAACACTCGGCATCTATGACGAAGTTCCCGGGGCATACGGTCAGTGGAACCATCAAATGTTAGATGATGGTTATTTGCCAACATACGCAGCCGCCGCCAAAGTAATTGAAACGTCAGGGTTAGCCTTTACAATTATTCGCCCAGCTTGGTTATCTGATAAGGACGAAATCGATTATGAAATCACACACCGCACGGATACTTTCAAGGGTACCGAAGTTTCCAGAAAAAGCGTCGCTGCAGAAGTTGTCCGTTTGATTCAAAACCCAACTGAAGCAGTTGGTGATTCATTGGGCTTAAATAAACCCAATACGGATGGTGACAAACCAGAATGGTACCGCTAA
- a CDS encoding adhesive domain-containing protein, which translates to MKKVSHKKLLRRTLYVCSGTLLLLNSGVGVASVFVINQNRAQASQVNPRAGLADISILQNASLTSTTGTQMTPNAQGNFDLSLNYTGQGVATVGVADKKVLVYALPASLQGKVVGGSTVDIQADLLPIIPGDVPGVKTLFDALGLTITALDKALKIPAVVAAFNDLKKVQDLGSYQETVTANVSPDGKTISVDFTQGFGRYVHQAYAALFNTLRDAIAAVHSDNILIETLVKALQKASADLFAIIDAIAGGTSTILDSALSGNLLGSASGTLHTTVSDPGVPTDTVKAAAINNALISADILTAVEQEGEAVTLNFPTTATNPIENYDVATPTVTQPVAGQTTVAGNVILKEPIPDVTSFEATVTLADGTQKTAAVDENGNFNVPIDAVKAGDKLTVEIIAHNGDHEKGSDKVNVTVEAGNPGETNPLENYVVAKPSVDPVKAGDTKVTGKVTINKPFPEGTTFEASVTMPDGSVKYGMVDINGNFIVKTGQLKAGQRLIVTIIAHNGDFEKDGQPVTVRVADNNQDGSGNGNGGTGNGGNTNGNSNGSHNPGNNNAGNGGQTNNGGNGQLGNSNNVNNLTNNGSNSGQNNHHMSNVGVSDTTGSQNANSKAGDLPQTDANKTGVWAAVGAFLIAMVALFKSLLPIKRDK; encoded by the coding sequence ATGAAAAAGGTTAGTCATAAGAAATTGCTTAGGCGGACATTATATGTCTGTAGTGGCACGTTGTTATTACTGAATAGTGGTGTTGGGGTGGCGAGTGTCTTTGTCATCAATCAAAATCGGGCGCAAGCGAGTCAGGTGAATCCACGGGCCGGCTTAGCTGATATTTCGATTTTGCAAAATGCGAGTTTGACCTCGACAACGGGGACACAAATGACCCCTAATGCACAGGGAAACTTTGATCTATCGTTAAATTATACGGGGCAAGGTGTTGCAACAGTGGGTGTTGCGGATAAAAAGGTTTTGGTTTACGCCTTACCCGCTTCGCTTCAGGGTAAAGTCGTTGGTGGTAGTACAGTTGATATTCAAGCTGATCTTTTACCAATCATACCTGGCGATGTCCCAGGTGTTAAAACGTTATTTGATGCATTAGGTTTAACAATTACTGCTTTGGATAAGGCTTTAAAAATTCCAGCAGTTGTTGCGGCCTTCAATGATCTTAAGAAAGTTCAAGATTTAGGTAGTTATCAAGAAACGGTTACTGCTAACGTCTCTCCTGATGGTAAAACAATTTCGGTCGACTTTACGCAAGGTTTTGGTCGTTATGTGCATCAAGCCTATGCGGCATTATTTAATACTTTGCGGGATGCAATCGCAGCCGTTCATTCGGACAATATACTTATCGAGACTTTAGTGAAAGCGCTTCAAAAAGCAAGTGCAGATCTTTTTGCAATTATTGATGCCATTGCCGGGGGCACGTCGACAATTTTAGATAGTGCTTTGAGTGGTAATTTATTAGGTTCGGCTAGCGGTACTTTGCATACCACAGTTAGTGATCCGGGTGTACCAACTGATACGGTTAAAGCAGCTGCGATTAATAATGCCTTAATTTCAGCAGACATTTTGACGGCCGTTGAGCAAGAAGGGGAAGCAGTAACGTTGAATTTTCCAACGACTGCGACTAATCCGATTGAAAATTATGATGTGGCAACACCAACGGTAACCCAACCAGTGGCTGGGCAAACAACAGTCGCTGGGAACGTCATTTTAAAAGAACCAATTCCAGATGTCACAAGTTTTGAAGCGACAGTTACCTTAGCTGACGGCACGCAAAAAACAGCCGCGGTTGATGAAAATGGTAACTTTAACGTGCCAATCGACGCAGTTAAAGCAGGTGACAAATTAACAGTCGAAATAATCGCACATAACGGCGATCACGAAAAGGGTAGCGATAAGGTTAATGTGACCGTTGAAGCCGGCAATCCAGGCGAGACGAACCCACTAGAAAACTATGTGGTTGCTAAACCAAGTGTTGACCCAGTCAAAGCTGGTGATACGAAAGTGACTGGTAAAGTCACTATCAATAAGCCATTCCCTGAAGGTACAACGTTTGAAGCAAGCGTGACAATGCCTGATGGTTCCGTTAAATACGGTATGGTTGATATCAACGGCAATTTCATCGTTAAAACAGGGCAATTAAAAGCCGGTCAAAGATTGATCGTCACGATTATTGCGCATAATGGTGACTTTGAAAAAGATGGTCAACCAGTTACAGTTCGAGTAGCCGATAATAACCAGGATGGCTCTGGCAACGGCAATGGCGGAACTGGTAACGGTGGCAACACGAATGGTAATTCAAACGGTAGTCATAATCCGGGCAACAATAATGCCGGTAATGGTGGCCAAACGAATAATGGTGGTAATGGGCAACTAGGGAATTCAAACAACGTCAATAATTTGACGAATAACGGATCGAATAGTGGTCAAAATAACCATCATATGTCAAATGTGGGTGTTAGTGACACAACTGGTAGTCAAAATGCTAACAGTAAAGCTGGCGATTTACCACAAACAGACGCCAATAAGACTGGTGTCTGGGCAGCGGTTGGGGCATTCTTAATCGCAATGGTGGCACTATTTAAGAGCTTATTACCAATCAAACGTGATAAATAA
- a CDS encoding nucleoside hydrolase — MTHKMILDLDTGIDDALAIAYALGSPEVELIGITSEYGNVLTERSVVNSQQILHLLGHPEIPVYLGAGHSTTTNDFSVLPISAEIHGQDGVGEIHLTQPHADAASQSAVDFILAACQQYGADLSIVATGPMTNLALAIQKDLPTLQKVGQIVIMGGALTVCGNVSPYAEANISQDPEAADLLFKSGLPVTMVGLDVTLRTLFTKTDTQEWRELATDAAKAYADMVDYYIKAYEVTSPHLHGCALHDPLAVAVAIDSSLVTTFPLNLKTEVEGPSRGRTIGDNARLDDPKTRTAVCVQVDTPRFLAEFKTRIGQLLKVAK; from the coding sequence ATGACACACAAAATGATTTTAGATTTAGATACTGGGATTGATGATGCTTTGGCGATTGCCTATGCATTGGGTTCACCAGAAGTTGAATTAATTGGCATTACCTCAGAATATGGCAATGTTTTGACGGAAAGAAGTGTCGTCAATAGTCAACAAATCTTACATTTATTGGGCCATCCAGAAATCCCAGTTTATTTAGGGGCTGGTCATTCTACGACGACTAACGACTTTAGCGTGTTACCAATTAGTGCGGAAATCCACGGGCAAGATGGGGTCGGCGAAATCCATTTAACACAACCGCATGCGGATGCCGCTAGTCAATCAGCTGTTGATTTTATATTAGCTGCTTGTCAACAGTATGGGGCTGATCTCAGCATTGTCGCGACTGGTCCAATGACGAATTTAGCATTAGCAATTCAAAAGGATTTACCAACGCTTCAAAAAGTGGGACAAATTGTCATCATGGGTGGCGCGCTCACAGTTTGTGGGAATGTTTCGCCATATGCGGAAGCTAATATTAGTCAAGATCCAGAAGCAGCTGATTTACTTTTCAAGAGTGGGTTACCAGTCACGATGGTCGGCTTAGATGTGACACTCAGAACACTCTTCACTAAGACGGATACCCAGGAATGGCGGGAACTTGCAACGGATGCGGCCAAAGCCTATGCTGATATGGTTGATTATTATATTAAGGCGTATGAAGTAACATCACCTCATTTACATGGTTGTGCCCTACATGATCCATTAGCAGTTGCAGTGGCAATTGATTCAAGCCTTGTGACAACCTTCCCATTGAATCTGAAAACAGAGGTCGAAGGGCCTTCACGTGGTCGGACAATTGGGGACAATGCCCGTTTGGACGATCCAAAAACGAGAACAGCTGTCTGTGTGCAAGTTGATACACCACGCTTTTTAGCTGAGTTCAAAACACGGATTGGGCAACTCTTAAAAGTAGCAAAATAA
- a CDS encoding glycoside hydrolase family 73 protein yields the protein MATITSKIRIGLVFSGLLVLLTGCGLHQSSQAPARTWETNQEEQQRQSRFIKKIGQNAKLVYQKKHQVLPSIVIAQAIIESDWGRSDLATKANNLFGVKGQYQGQQILMNTDEYENNQRTTIKDYFKVYPSLEIAIQDHSNFLSVGTYATLTNLTNYAEQADLLQKAGYATDPNYATKIKKAIQDYDLAEYDA from the coding sequence TTGGCAACAATCACGTCTAAAATACGGATCGGACTAGTTTTCAGTGGCCTATTAGTGCTACTGACTGGCTGTGGCCTACATCAAAGCAGTCAAGCACCCGCTCGAACCTGGGAAACTAACCAAGAAGAACAACAACGGCAAAGTCGCTTCATTAAAAAAATCGGTCAAAATGCTAAATTGGTCTATCAAAAAAAGCATCAGGTTTTACCTAGTATTGTTATCGCGCAAGCCATTATCGAATCTGACTGGGGGCGCAGCGATTTAGCAACCAAGGCCAATAACCTTTTTGGTGTTAAGGGACAATACCAAGGGCAGCAAATCCTAATGAACACCGACGAATACGAAAATAATCAACGAACAACGATTAAAGATTACTTCAAAGTTTACCCTTCTCTTGAAATCGCAATTCAAGATCACAGTAATTTTCTGAGTGTTGGCACTTACGCGACACTCACCAACCTCACTAATTATGCGGAACAAGCCGACCTCTTACAAAAAGCTGGTTATGCCACTGATCCTAACTACGCAACTAAAATTAAAAAGGCAATCCAAGACTATGACTTGGCGGAATATGATGCTTAA
- the clpP gene encoding ATP-dependent Clp endopeptidase proteolytic subunit ClpP — protein MLVPTVIEQTSRGERAYDIYSRLLKDRIIMLSGEVNDQMANTIIAQLLFLDAQDSDKDISIYINSPGGSVTAGLAIMDTMNFIKSDVQTIAMGMAASMASVLLSAGTKGKRFALPNSTVLIHQPLGGAQGQQTEIEIAAREILKTRKRLNQILADNSGQSFEKLQADTDRDNYMTAQEAKDYGLIDDIMVNQPK, from the coding sequence ATGTTAGTACCGACAGTTATCGAACAAACATCTCGTGGCGAACGCGCCTACGATATTTACTCTCGTTTACTAAAAGACCGGATCATCATGTTATCTGGTGAAGTAAACGACCAAATGGCTAACACAATCATTGCGCAATTACTATTCTTGGATGCGCAAGATTCAGATAAGGATATTTCAATCTACATCAACTCACCTGGTGGTTCTGTGACAGCCGGTTTGGCAATCATGGATACAATGAACTTCATTAAATCTGATGTTCAAACAATCGCTATGGGCATGGCTGCTTCAATGGCCAGCGTTTTACTTTCAGCTGGGACAAAAGGCAAACGTTTTGCATTGCCTAACTCAACAGTCTTGATTCACCAACCTTTAGGTGGTGCACAAGGTCAACAAACTGAAATTGAAATCGCAGCTCGCGAAATTTTGAAGACTCGGAAACGTTTGAACCAAATCTTGGCAGATAATTCTGGTCAAAGCTTCGAAAAATTACAAGCAGACACTGATCGTGATAACTACATGACAGCCCAAGAAGCAAAAGATTACGGTTTGATTGACGACATTATGGTTAACCAACCAAAATAG
- a CDS encoding DsbA family protein has product MDISVIKSDQVTTEGGIVIGHPEAPVTLVEFLNLACPYCRKWFLKSEEQLTKAVEAGKVRRIIKPYNKDKDDLLIGNLAHTYLPFDQPAVALNAIHFLYTHQKTWRPDLSDSEFDKYMQANLKLSPLDNTVQLAAIVDEAQAANIKFVPTIIAGEHIFDESITPEELDRILQAK; this is encoded by the coding sequence ATGGATATTAGTGTTATTAAAAGTGATCAAGTGACAACTGAAGGTGGCATTGTCATTGGCCATCCTGAAGCACCCGTCACACTTGTTGAATTTTTGAATTTAGCTTGTCCCTATTGTCGCAAATGGTTCCTCAAATCAGAGGAACAGCTCACTAAGGCCGTCGAAGCCGGTAAAGTACGACGAATCATCAAACCATATAACAAGGATAAAGATGATCTATTAATCGGTAACCTCGCCCATACTTACCTACCCTTCGATCAACCCGCTGTTGCTTTAAACGCCATCCATTTTCTCTACACTCATCAAAAAACGTGGCGCCCTGATTTATCGGATTCTGAATTCGATAAATACATGCAGGCTAACCTTAAACTAAGCCCACTTGATAATACCGTGCAGTTAGCTGCCATTGTTGACGAAGCTCAAGCCGCCAATATCAAATTCGTCCCAACAATCATCGCTGGTGAACACATTTTTGATGAATCAATAACACCAGAAGAACTCGATAGGATTTTACAAGCTAAATAG
- a CDS encoding MarR family winged helix-turn-helix transcriptional regulator — MIKPVLLDEQLCFSIYRAQKAYNHFYGKVLKPYGLTYPQFIAMLALWEHGTMSVKELGHHLELDSGTLTPLLKRLEADGWVDRKRTSDDERRVDVSLTDQAESQKLEIYERVGNCTNYLDFTSDKYHDLRQSMNEVEKHLNAIQSDTDRFA, encoded by the coding sequence ATGATTAAACCAGTATTATTAGATGAGCAATTATGCTTTTCGATTTATCGCGCACAGAAAGCTTACAACCATTTTTACGGAAAGGTCTTGAAACCTTATGGCTTAACTTATCCACAATTCATTGCAATGTTAGCATTGTGGGAACATGGGACAATGTCAGTTAAGGAATTAGGTCACCATTTAGAATTAGATAGTGGGACATTAACACCACTATTGAAACGCTTAGAAGCGGATGGTTGGGTTGATCGTAAGCGCACATCTGACGATGAACGTCGCGTTGATGTTTCATTAACAGATCAAGCAGAATCACAAAAACTTGAAATCTACGAACGTGTCGGTAACTGTACCAACTACCTAGATTTCACAAGCGACAAATATCATGACTTACGTCAAAGCATGAATGAAGTCGAAAAACATTTAAATGCCATTCAATCAGACACTGATCGATTTGCTTAA
- the whiA gene encoding DNA-binding protein WhiA, producing MASYASEVKKELTQLEVHPEHARAELAALIRMNGSLSLMNHQFVLNVQTENPAIARRIYSLLKQNYQVESELLVRRKMKLKKNNQYIVRLKYDTNTVLNDLNIVAEDGFTIHTRVSEDIIDEDQRVRSYLRGAFLAGGSVNNPETSRYHLEIYSLYEEHNQDIVRMMNRFGLNAKTTVRRSGYITYLKEAEKIADFLQVIGATNAMLKFEDIRIVRDMRNSVNRLVNCETANLNKTIDAAAKQIENIEYLRDSVGLDNLPAKLREIALLRLEFPDITLKELGEKMPSGAISKSGINHRLRKLNQLAEGYQQKVI from the coding sequence ATGGCTTCATACGCAAGTGAAGTAAAAAAAGAGCTAACGCAACTCGAAGTACATCCAGAACATGCACGTGCTGAATTGGCCGCTTTAATCAGAATGAATGGTTCATTAAGCTTGATGAACCATCAATTTGTTTTGAACGTGCAGACAGAAAATCCGGCGATCGCTCGCCGGATTTATAGTTTATTGAAGCAAAACTATCAGGTTGAATCAGAGTTATTGGTTCGCCGTAAAATGAAATTAAAGAAAAATAATCAATATATTGTGCGACTCAAATATGATACAAACACGGTTTTAAACGACTTAAACATCGTTGCTGAAGATGGGTTTACCATTCATACACGAGTGTCAGAAGATATCATTGATGAAGATCAGCGCGTACGTTCATATCTAAGAGGCGCCTTTTTAGCTGGTGGTTCGGTTAATAATCCGGAAACCAGTCGGTATCACTTAGAGATTTATTCACTCTACGAAGAACACAATCAAGATATTGTGCGGATGATGAATAGATTTGGGCTAAACGCTAAAACAACGGTTCGCCGCAGTGGTTATATTACTTATTTGAAAGAAGCGGAAAAAATTGCTGATTTCTTACAGGTGATTGGTGCCACGAATGCGATGTTGAAGTTTGAAGACATTCGAATTGTACGCGACATGCGTAATTCAGTGAACCGGTTAGTTAACTGTGAAACAGCCAATTTAAATAAAACGATTGATGCGGCTGCTAAACAGATTGAAAATATCGAGTATTTAAGGGATTCAGTAGGACTAGATAATTTACCCGCGAAGCTGCGGGAAATTGCATTATTACGGTTGGAATTTCCGGACATTACTTTGAAAGAACTTGGTGAAAAGATGCCGAGTGGGGCAATCTCAAAATCAGGGATTAACCATCGTTTAAGAAAATTAAATCAATTGGCTGAAGGTTACCAACAAAAAGTCATTTAG
- a CDS encoding gluconeogenesis factor YvcK family protein yields MTATNRIIRVIKGRRPKVVVIGGGTGLPVILKSLREQNADATAIVTVADDGGSSGVIRDYINVVPPGDIRNVLVALSDLPQLTLDIFQYRFKSHDAFFSGHAIGNLIIAALSEMESGIFDAVQRLSEMMAVDGHVYPAANVALTLNAAFQDGTQLAGESEITAARKQIKRVWVTKTDPNDQEEPTAVQEVVEAIMAADVVVLGPGSLFTSILPNLMIKNLGEAVKQTKAEIIYICNIMTQKGETERFTDADHVRVLNEHLGQHVVDTVLVNTGQVPANYLDHQKYDEILWPVEHDFDGLRQLGCRVISDNFLKLDNHGVFHNGQKVASEIMNLAFQVNTTKRGE; encoded by the coding sequence ATGACAGCTACTAATCGCATTATCCGGGTGATTAAAGGTCGTCGTCCCAAGGTGGTTGTGATTGGTGGTGGGACGGGACTCCCCGTTATTCTAAAAAGTTTACGTGAACAAAATGCGGATGCGACCGCCATTGTAACGGTCGCAGACGATGGTGGTTCATCTGGTGTTATCAGAGATTATATTAACGTTGTGCCACCTGGTGATATTCGGAACGTTTTGGTGGCTTTATCAGATTTACCACAGTTAACGCTCGATATTTTTCAATATAGATTTAAATCACATGATGCCTTCTTTTCAGGGCATGCAATTGGTAATTTAATCATTGCGGCGCTTTCTGAAATGGAATCTGGCATCTTTGATGCGGTTCAACGACTTTCAGAAATGATGGCTGTTGATGGGCATGTTTACCCGGCCGCTAATGTGGCCTTAACGTTAAATGCGGCCTTTCAAGATGGGACACAACTGGCAGGTGAATCTGAAATTACCGCAGCGCGCAAGCAAATTAAGCGCGTTTGGGTGACGAAGACGGATCCTAATGATCAAGAGGAACCAACCGCAGTTCAAGAAGTTGTCGAAGCGATTATGGCAGCCGATGTTGTGGTCCTTGGACCAGGAAGTTTGTTTACCAGCATTTTACCGAATTTAATGATTAAAAATCTTGGTGAGGCAGTTAAGCAAACCAAAGCCGAGATTATTTATATTTGTAATATTATGACTCAAAAAGGTGAGACAGAACGCTTCACTGATGCTGACCATGTCCGGGTTTTGAATGAACATCTAGGGCAACATGTGGTGGATACGGTCCTTGTCAATACTGGCCAAGTGCCAGCTAATTATTTGGATCATCAAAAATATGATGAAATTTTATGGCCGGTCGAACATGATTTTGACGGGCTGAGACAACTAGGTTGCCGAGTGATTTCCGATAATTTTTTAAAACTCGACAATCACGGTGTCTTCCATAATGGTCAAAAGGTCGCAAGTGAAATTATGAATCTTGCCTTTCAGGTTAATACAACTAAGCGAGGTGAATAA
- the rapZ gene encoding RNase adapter RapZ — MTDTLNLVVITGMSGAGKTVAMQSFEDLGYFCVDNMPPSLLPKFWELVKESGKVTKIALVIDLRSRAFYDGIIEMLSGLDNTQFVTTKILFLDASDEELVSRYKETRRSHPLARNGRLMDGIHKERELLTEIRNQSQMVVNTSMLSPRELREQIFRVFKTSDNPSFHIEVMSFGFKYGLPIDADIVMDVRFLPNPYYVAEFKALNGLDKPVRDYVMEQPATEKFYQQLTALLKSIMPGYLKEGKTSVTIAIGCTGGQHRSVALAQRLADDLAVDYPVDVTHRDMKKRKESVNRS, encoded by the coding sequence ATGACAGATACGTTGAATTTAGTAGTAATTACTGGGATGAGTGGTGCGGGTAAAACCGTCGCAATGCAGAGTTTTGAAGATTTAGGTTATTTCTGTGTTGATAACATGCCACCTTCATTGTTACCCAAATTTTGGGAATTAGTGAAGGAATCCGGTAAGGTAACGAAGATCGCGTTAGTGATCGATTTACGTTCACGCGCCTTTTACGATGGGATTATTGAGATGCTTTCTGGTCTTGATAATACGCAATTTGTCACAACTAAGATTTTATTCTTAGATGCTTCTGATGAAGAACTTGTTTCCCGTTACAAAGAAACGCGTCGTTCGCACCCACTTGCGCGCAATGGCCGTTTGATGGATGGGATTCACAAGGAACGTGAATTATTAACTGAAATTAGAAACCAATCTCAAATGGTGGTTAATACATCAATGTTATCACCTCGCGAATTACGGGAACAGATTTTCCGGGTCTTTAAGACCTCTGATAATCCGTCATTTCATATCGAAGTGATGTCATTTGGGTTTAAATATGGCTTGCCAATTGATGCTGATATTGTGATGGATGTGCGCTTTTTGCCTAATCCATACTATGTTGCGGAATTCAAAGCGTTAAACGGGTTGGATAAACCAGTCCGAGATTACGTTATGGAACAACCTGCAACAGAAAAATTTTATCAACAATTGACAGCACTATTGAAAAGTATCATGCCAGGTTATCTTAAAGAAGGTAAAACAAGTGTTACGATTGCAATCGGCTGTACCGGTGGACAACATCGCTCAGTTGCATTAGCACAACGTTTAGCGGATGATTTAGCCGTTGACTATCCAGTTGATGTGACGCATCGTGATATGAAGAAACGAAAGGAATCGGTGAACCGCTCATGA
- a CDS encoding DUF308 domain-containing protein encodes MFRRNDWRFDWSELMTGIIFLIGAYFLLNKPKATLSGLVIIVAVAAIIRGIAKISVYGQLRQDTGIRATVMLVNAILDIVIGLLFIFNIPAGIFTMSYMFAIWFLLDAIVGLLNVSHLKQFNMGLYILSIILNVLGLIVGLLLLMNPVVAAVTMTTLLGFYFVIVGINAIVIAIARRL; translated from the coding sequence ATGTTTAGAAGAAATGATTGGCGATTTGATTGGTCAGAATTAATGACCGGGATTATTTTCCTAATTGGGGCGTACTTCTTGTTAAATAAGCCGAAAGCAACATTATCTGGCTTAGTCATCATTGTGGCGGTGGCTGCGATTATTCGGGGAATTGCTAAAATTAGTGTTTACGGACAATTAAGACAAGATACTGGTATTCGGGCGACCGTGATGTTGGTCAATGCTATTTTAGATATTGTCATCGGGTTATTATTCATCTTTAATATCCCAGCCGGCATTTTTACAATGAGTTATATGTTTGCAATTTGGTTCTTGCTAGATGCAATCGTCGGGTTATTAAATGTAAGTCATTTGAAGCAATTTAACATGGGCTTGTATATTCTATCGATTATCTTAAACGTTTTAGGATTGATCGTGGGCTTATTATTATTAATGAATCCAGTGGTGGCAGCTGTGACGATGACTACCTTATTAGGTTTTTACTTCGTGATTGTTGGAATCAACGCGATTGTTATCGCGATTGCGCGTCGGTTATAA